Proteins found in one Triticum aestivum cultivar Chinese Spring chromosome 4D, IWGSC CS RefSeq v2.1, whole genome shotgun sequence genomic segment:
- the LOC123095722 gene encoding polygalacturonate 4-alpha-galacturonosyltransferase — protein MAPTASLSALCLLLLAAAAAAGARVDPIYSGKLVPDWSREPKFKLQNFSLNRDDSLQLLSRPRDVTRRKLGERTGVIKMETVQQDDEALVKLENAGFERSKAVDSAVLGKYSLWRRENENEKADANVRLMRDQMIMARIYSVLAKSRDKLDLYRELLARIKESQRSLGEATADSDLPKSASERAKAMGQVLSKARDQLYDCKEITHRLRSMLQSADEQVRSLKKQSTFLSQLAAKTIPNGIHCLSMRLTIDYYLLSPEKRKFPNSENLEDPDLYHYALFSDNVLAASVVVNSTIVNAKEPEKHVFHLVTDKLNFGAMNMWFLLNPPGDATIHVENVDDFKWLNSSYCPVLKQLESAAMKEYYFKADRQKTLSAGSSNLKYRNPKYLSMLNHLRFYLPQVYPKLNKILFLDDDIVVQKDLTGLWEVDLNGNVNGAVETCGESFHRFDKYLNFSNPNISQNFDPNACGWAYGMNIFDLEEWKKKDITGIYHKWQNMNENRLLWKLGTLPPGLMTFYKLTHPLDKSWHVLGLGYNPTVEHAEIDTAAVIHYNGNMKPWLEIAMTKYRPYWTQYINYEHSYVRGCKISQ, from the exons ATGGCGCCCACGGCCTCCCTGTCGgcgctctgcctcctcctcctcgccgccgccgccgccgccggag CTCGAGTGGACCCGATTTATTCTGGCAAACTG GTGCCAGACTGGAGCAGGGAACCCAAGTTTAAACTGCAGAATTTCTCCCTGAATCGAGATG ATAGCCTTCAGCTCCTAAGCAGGCCACGAGATGTGACTCGCAGG AAATTGGGGGAGAGGACCGGTGTAATAAAGATGGAAACAGTGCAGCAGGATGATGAAGCCCTAGTTAAACTTGAGAATGCAGGTTTTGAGCGTTCAAAAGCAGTTGATTCTGCTGTGCTGGGAAAATATAGTCTATGGAGACGCGAGAATGAAAACGAGAAGGCGGATGCAAATGTTCGTCTGATGCGGGACCAAATGATCATGGCAAGAATATATTCCGTGCTTGCCAAATCCAGGGACAAGCTCGATCTTTATCGGGAGCTACTCGCCAGGATCAAGGAAAGCCAGCGCTCCCTTGGGGAAGCTACTGCTGATTCTGATCTCCCTAAGAG TGCCTCTGAGAGAGCAAAAGCAATGGGTCAAGTTTTATCAAAAGCTAGGGATCAACTGTACGATTGCAAGGAAATTACCCACCGTTTAAGATCAATGCTTCAGTCAGCTGATGAGCAGGTCCGGAGCTTAAAGAAGCAGAGCACCTTCCTCAGTCAGTTGGCAGCTAAGACAATACCGAATGGCATACATTGCTTGTCCATGCGCTTAACAATAGACTATTACCTTCTCTCTCCAGAGAAAAGAAAGTTCCCTAATAGCGAGAATTTGGAAGATCCTGACCTTTATCACTATGCTCTTTTTTCGGACAATGTTCTGGCAGCATCAGTTGTGGTTAACTCAACCATCGTGAACGCAAAG GAGCCTGAGAAGCATGTCTTTCATCTTGTTACTGACAAACTGAACTTTGGGGCAATGAACATGTGGTTCTTGTTGAATCCACCTGGGGATGCCACAATCCATGTTGAAAATGTGGATGACTTCAAATGGTTGAACTCTTCGTACTGCCCTGTTTTGAAGCAGCTCGAGTCTGCAGCCATGAAAGAGTACTACTTTAAGGCAGATCGCCAAAAAACTCTCTCTGCTGGGTCCTCCAATCTGAAGTACCGAAACCCAAAATATCTGTCCATGCTCAACCATCTAAGATTTTACCTGCCACAAGTCTATCCTAAGTTGAATAAAATCCTTTTCCTCGATGACGACATTGTGGTCCAGAAGGACTTGACTGGACTATGGGAGGTTGATCTTAATGGGAATGTAAATGGTGCTGTGGAAACATGTGGGGAGAGTTTCCACCGATTTGACAAGTACCTCAATTTTTCAAACCCAAATATTTCGCAGAATTTTGATCCTAATGCATGTGGTTGGGCTTATGGAATGAATATATTTGATCTGGAGGAGTGGAAGAAGAAGGACATTACTGGAATTTACCATAAGTGGCAGAACATG AATGAAAACAGGCTGCTGTGGAAACTGGGGACGCTCCCGCCAGGCCTCATGACTTTCTACAAGCTGACGCACCCCCTGGACAAATCATGGCATGTGCTTGGGCTAGGGTACAACCCGACGGTCGAGCACGCGGAGATCGACACCGCCGCCGTCATCCACTACAACGGGAACATGAAGCCGTGGCTGGAGATTGCGATGACCAAGTACCGGCCTTACTGGACGCAGTACATCAACTACGAGCATTCCTATGTCCGGGGCTGCAAGATCAGTCAATAG
- the LOC123095723 gene encoding synaptic defective enhancer 1 isoform X1 — protein sequence MVMAMRPCPPRARFRSHLCVSSHSRSSSRPRKPRKLPLPGLVPARVSFHADAAAVMWEHFPPRASAGSRGPAPPYHHHHHHQQQQHVAPPDYQQQHVAPPDCQHQHAAPHGHPDPLASVWIRRLHLAPPNPPPPRASLAPPLSHDHDAVSARSAGFGPFRWSPRPPAAPGPAPCGGGGGPPMMSPFFRSPPQPLPPLADVREFPPVRPMVWSGSSGSAFPGSPSPTVLGVNPHASWLPTAAAGSAYPNHDVDMIPIRTSHDLHVRQHSMIPQNFARRTPSSSSEHDEPFSYWNMGRFQRSTTTSSISQVAVEPGNFVKKRNADSNSLLPLKFRKLSEAG from the exons ATGGTCATGGCCATGCGCCCATGCCCCCCACGCGCGCGCTTTCGCTCTCACCTCTGCGTCTCGTCTCATTCTCGCTCCTCGTCTCGGCCGCGAAAGCCAAGAAAGCTGCCGCTCCCCGGCCTAGTCCCCGCTCGCGTCTCTTTCCACGCCGACGCGGCGGCTGTCATGTGGGAGCACTTCCCGCCCCGGGCCTCCGCCGGGAGCCGCGGCCCCGCGCCgccctaccaccaccaccaccaccaccagcagcagcagcatgtcGCGCCGCCCGACTACCAGCAGCAGCATGTCGCGCCGCCCGACTGCCAGCACCAGCATGCCGCGCCGCACGGCCACCCCGACCCGCTGGCCTCCGTCTGGATCCGCCGCCTCCACCTCGCTCCCCccaacccgccgccgccccgcgccagccTCGCGCCCCCGCTGTCCCACGACCACGACGCCGTCTCCGCCCGCAGCGCCGGGTTCGGCCCCTTCCGCTGGAGCCCGCGCCCGCCGGCCGCCCCCGGCCCCGCCCCATGTGGCGGCGGGGGCGGCCCGCCGATGATGTCGCCGTTCTTCCGCTCCCCGCCTCagccgctcccgccgctcgcggaCGTCAGGGAGTTCCCGCCCGTCAGGCCTATGGTCTGGTCTGGCAGCAGCGGCAGCGCGTTCCCcgggtcgccgtcgccgacggtgcTTGGTGTCAACCCTCACGCATCCTGGCTACCGACGGCAGCTGCAG GTTCAGCTTATCCTAACCATGATGTGGACATGATTCCCATAAGAACTTCTCAT GATCTCCATGTTAGACAACACAGCATGATCCCACAAAATTTTGCAAGGCGCACCCCTAGTTCCAGCAGCGAACACGACGAACCTTTCTCCTATTGGAACATGGGGAGGTTCCAGAGAAGCACCACGACTTCGTCGATCTCGCAGGTTGCTGTTGAACCTGGCAATTTTGTGAAGAAGAGGAATGCTGACTCAAACAGTTTGCTCCCTCTCAAGTTCAGAAAGCTGAGTGAGGCTGGATAA
- the LOC123095723 gene encoding trithorax group protein osa isoform X2, which produces MVMAMRPCPPRARFRSHLCVSSHSRSSSRPRKPRKLPLPGLVPARVSFHADAAAVMWEHFPPRASAGSRGPAPPYHHHHHHQQQQHVAPPDYQQQHVAPPDCQHQHAAPHGHPDPLASVWIRRLHLAPPNPPPPRASLAPPLSHDHDAVSARSAGFGPFRWSPRPPAAPGPAPCGGGGGPPMMSPFFRSPPQPLPPLADVREFPPVRPMVWSGSSGSAFPGSPSPTVLGVNPHASWLPTAAAGSPC; this is translated from the exons ATGGTCATGGCCATGCGCCCATGCCCCCCACGCGCGCGCTTTCGCTCTCACCTCTGCGTCTCGTCTCATTCTCGCTCCTCGTCTCGGCCGCGAAAGCCAAGAAAGCTGCCGCTCCCCGGCCTAGTCCCCGCTCGCGTCTCTTTCCACGCCGACGCGGCGGCTGTCATGTGGGAGCACTTCCCGCCCCGGGCCTCCGCCGGGAGCCGCGGCCCCGCGCCgccctaccaccaccaccaccaccaccagcagcagcagcatgtcGCGCCGCCCGACTACCAGCAGCAGCATGTCGCGCCGCCCGACTGCCAGCACCAGCATGCCGCGCCGCACGGCCACCCCGACCCGCTGGCCTCCGTCTGGATCCGCCGCCTCCACCTCGCTCCCCccaacccgccgccgccccgcgccagccTCGCGCCCCCGCTGTCCCACGACCACGACGCCGTCTCCGCCCGCAGCGCCGGGTTCGGCCCCTTCCGCTGGAGCCCGCGCCCGCCGGCCGCCCCCGGCCCCGCCCCATGTGGCGGCGGGGGCGGCCCGCCGATGATGTCGCCGTTCTTCCGCTCCCCGCCTCagccgctcccgccgctcgcggaCGTCAGGGAGTTCCCGCCCGTCAGGCCTATGGTCTGGTCTGGCAGCAGCGGCAGCGCGTTCCCcgggtcgccgtcgccgacggtgcTTGGTGTCAACCCTCACGCATCCTGGCTACCGACGGCAGCTGCAG GATCTCCATGTTAG